In the genome of Zobellia nedashkovskayae, the window AAAACAGCTATTTTATTGCTTTAGCTTTACCGTCTTATTGTCTCCCTCAACAGCTACGGAAACTAGTCCGTGTTTAGATAAAGCCTTCATAGACTTATCCCATTTTTTACCGCTAAGTCCAGCTTTTGTTTTTAAGTCTGCTAATTCCATAGCACCGGAGGGTTTAAGTAGCTCCACAATTGCTTTTTCTTCATCAGTTAATTCTATTGCTTTCTTTTCAGGTCTCATTTGCGGGAAGAACAACACTTCTTGTATAGATGAATTGTTAGTCATTAACATCACCAAACGGTCAATACCAATACCAATACCTGATGTAGGAGGCATACCATACTCAAGAGCACGCAGGAAATCCTGGTCAATGAACATTGCTTCATCATCGCCTTTTTCAGAAAGTTTTAGTTGCTCTTCAAAACGTTCGCGTTGTTCTATTGGGTCGTTCAACTCAGAATAGGCGTTTGCCAGTTCTTTACCGTTAACCATTAATTCAAAACGTTCCGTAAGTGCAGGATTATCTCTGTGTTCTTTGGTAAGCGGACTCATCTCTTTCGGATAGTCTGTAATGAATGTAGGCTGTATATAATGATGCTCACATTTTTCACCAAAGATTTCATCTATCAACTTACCAATACCCATGGTAGCATCAACTTCAATACCAAGACCTTTTGCCGTTTCTCTAAGTTCGTCTTCTGGCATACCAGCAACATCTTTACCCGTATGAATTTTTATCGCTTCTAAAATTGGCACTCTAGCGTAAGGCGCCTTAAATTCAATCTCATTTTTACCTACTGTAACTTTAGAAGTTCCGTTAGCATCAAGAGCTACTTTTTCCAATAGCTTCTCGGTGGTATCCATCATCCAATTGTAATCCTTGTAAGCAACATAAAGTTCCATTACGGTAAACTCTGGGTTGTGGGTACGATCCATTCCCTCATTACGGAAATCCTTGGAAAACTCATAAACACCATCAAATCCGCCAACAATTAATCTTTTTAGATAGAGCTCGTTTGCAATACGCAAATACAAAGGCATGTTCAATGCATTGTGATGCGTTAAAAACGGTCTTGCAGCGGCACCACCTGGAATAGGCTGAAGGATAGGAGTTTCTACTTCTAAGTATCCAGCTTCATTATAAAACTCACGGATACTGTTCGTAATTTTGGTACGTTTAATAAAGGTTTCTTTTACTTTTGGGTTGACCACCAAATCTACATACCGTTGGCGGTATCTCATTTCTGGGTCATTAAATTCATCAAAAACCTTGCCTTCAGAATCTTTTTTGGGTAAAGGTAATGGGCGTAACGATTTGCTCAAAAGCGAAAAGTTTTTGACCATAACCGTTTTCTCACCAACTTGAGTAGTGAAAAGTTCACCTTCAATACCAATGATATCACCTATATCTAATAATTTCTTATAAACGTCATTGTAAAGACCTTTATCTTCTCCGGTACAGATTTCGTCCCGGTTAAAATAAACTTGAATGCGGCCTTCACTGTCCTGCAACTCGGCAAAAGAAGCCTTGCCTTGAATTCTTCGGGACATCAATCTACCTGAAATGACCACCTTCTTACCTTCCTTATAATCGGATTTAATTCCCTTGGAATTTGCATCCACAGGGTATAAAGCAGCGGGATAGGGGTTAATGCCCAATTCGCGCAATTTGGTCAATTTTTCTCTTCTAATAATTTCTTGTTCCGACAGTTGCATTTTTTACTATTTAAGGCTGCAAATATAAGCTATCGGAAGTTTACTATATGCATCTAGTAATATGAAATTATAAGCTTGGCATTCTGTTTGTATGAATGTGATAAATGATTAGGATGAAATGGCGAGTAGTTGCCTATCAATTTTTAGTTGAAATTTGTAACAAGTTGATTGTTATTGCGTCATATAAGTACATCATCAATCAATAAAATCAAATCAGAATGAGTTTTTTACGTGTATTATTAGCTATTGTCTTTCCTCCGCTTGCGGTTATCGGTAAAGGTTGTGGGTCTTTTCTAATTGTTCTACTTTTGACTTTCTGCGGCTGGGTACCTGGTGTCATTGCTGCATTGGTCATATTGAACAACCCCAATTAAAATAATATTCTATGAAGTTATTTAGAATCTTGGCAACGGTGTTTATCACTGTGCTTTTTGTAGCCTGCAATTTTACCGAAGAAATCCATTTTAAAGCAGATGGAACAGGAAAGATGAACATTGGCTTTGATGGGGGAGAGATGTTACAAATGTTGCCTTCATCAGATTCAACCCAATTAGAGGAGGTTATTGATTCTACTATTGTTTTTAAAGATTTGCTGCGGGAGAAAAAGGATAGTATTGCCCAATTATCCCCAGAACAACAAGCAGAACTTAAAAAGTTAGAACCTTTTAGTCTTCACATGATGATGGATGCCGAAAAGGGTATTATGAATTTTGAAATGTTTACGGATTTTAAGGATGTATCCGAAGTGAACGATGCTTTTAACGCTTTCCAGAGTGCTAGTTCCATAGGTCCTGCAGCAGGTAGTAAGCCTATGCCAAAAAATTCCGCTAATGAAGCAACTCAGGTTGATTATACTTTTAAAAAGGGCAAGTTTGAGCGTAAGGCGACGATAACGGATACTGAATTGTTTCAGAAAAGTATAGATAGTCTTGAAACTGCGGAAATGTTCTTGTCCAGCTCTACATACACCTTTAAATACCACTTTCCAAGACGAGTAAAGTCTACCAATGTGGAAGAAGCCACTTTTTCTATGGATGGGAAAACCATGATTTATGAGGTTAACTTTTTAGATATGATAAAGGACCCGGAGTCAATTTTGATAGAGGTAGAGTTAGAAAAATAGGCCATTACCTTTTCTTATCTTTGTACCATGAACAAGAAGGTGTATTTACAGGATTTAGGGTTGAAAGACTATAAGGACACTTGGGATTACCAAGAAGAGCTTTTTAAACAAACGGTAGATGTAAAAATCAGTAATCGTCGTGGGCCGGCTAATGAACCCACTCCCAATCACTTTTTGTTTGTAGAACACCCTCATGTGTATACTTTAGGGAAGAGTGGCGATTTTGCCAACCTCTTGATAAGCAAAGAGGAACTTGCTGCAAAAAACGCCAAATTTTATAAGATAAATAGAGGAGGTGATATTACGTATCACGGACCTGGGCAGATAGTTGGTTACCCTATTTTAGATCTTGATAATTTCTTTACCGATATCCATAAATACCTTAGATTTTTAGAAGAAATGGTCATTCTTGCTTTAGCCGAATACGGATTTAAAGCGGAACGCTCCGAAGGTGAAACCGGAGTTTGGTTAGATGTGGGCACGCCGTTTGCCAGAAAAATTTGTGCCATGGGCGTACGGGCCAGCCGTTGGGTAACCATGCACGGTTTTGCCTTAAACGTAAATGCCGATTTAGGTTATTTTGATTTAATGATTCCCTGTGGGATAAAAGGTAAGGCGGTTACTTCTTTAAATGTAGAACTAGGAATACAGGAGGTTGACTTGGAAGAGGTAAAGCAAAAACTTCAGAAACATTTTGAAAATCTTTTTGAGGCTGAATTGATAAAACAAAAAACCGAGGTTTGAGCCTCGGTTTTTTGTTTAAATATTGTTTTTAGTTGATTTTGTATCCTTCAAACCAACTTCCATTGCCATCTATGCGAACATCAGAGCCAACGGAAAAATTGCGTAAAACTATAAATACTTCTTGACCTTCAGTTAAACGATAAATACCACTTACATTTATCTTTATATCATCCCCATCAACATTCTGTGTATACCTTGCATTCCTGTCTATATTAAATTGTATCCTAAAAAAGGCATCAGTTACGGCATTTGAGTGTCGAATATAAGCCTGCAGGAAATAATAGCCAGTTTCTTGCACAACATAACGTTTTGTAGAAGTGTTAAAGCCATTTGCAGAGTCAAAATCTACAAGATCCCATATATCGGTTTCTATGGTAGTGCCACCATCCAAGTCTTTTACGGCAAAACCGTTACCTCTAACTTTGAAAAATGTGGGGCTAAATTCTGCATCTTGACCATCAACACCATTCCGACCATCAATACCATCTTGTCCGTCAGTGCCATCTTGCCCATCAACACCATTTTGTCCAGCAATGCCTGGCTCTCCTTGTTCGCCCTGTATTCCTGCAGGTCCAATAGACCCTGTTGCTCCCATGGGGCCTTCTGGTCCTTCTTTTGTGCATGATGCTAAAACCAACACTAATAAAAAAATCATGCTTCCGAAATATTTGAACGTAGTTTTCATAATGCTTGTAATTTATGTATTTAGTATTTTATGTTGTAGACTATACCAAGGTTAACATACACCATAAAAAAACCGAGGTGTAAGCCTCGGTTTTCTACTTTTGTTCTGTTTTCTCATTATTCTGTAAACACGTAGTCTACGTTTACAAAATACTCGTACAGTAGATTATTTTGATCTGCGTCCCACATTTGAAACCTTATTTGGTCAACAACATGTGGGGTTATAGTCTCGGCAATACTGACGGTGAAATACCCACTACCGTTTCCTTCTCCCACAGGATGGATGCCCGATGGATGTGCTTTGTAGCCAGGGGTAGGACTTCCGTTAGTAAACGGTCTGCCGAAGATTCTAACTCCACCAGGCTCATTTGTCTTATAATGGAAATCAAAATTTACCCTTTCTCCTTCCACTAATGTTGAATTCGTACCTGGTTCTAAATTATCTAGTACAACTCTATGGGCAAGGTATTGATAGTCAACATCTATAAAGAACTCATACAAAAGATTGCTCTGATCGGCATCCCACATTTGAAATCGTATTTGGTCTACATGTTGGGAATTCTCCTGTATGGTGAAATACCCATTAGAAGAGCCTTCGCCAGTGGCGTGTAAGGGTGACCCATGTGCCGCGTAGCCTGGTGTTGGACTGCCATCGGTCATTGGTCTACCGAATATTCTAACACCAGCGGCCTCGCTTGTTATATAGTTAAAGGTAAACTCGACCTTCTCTCCCAAAAATAGAGTGGAGGGTGAGTCAGGACTGAGAGAGACAAGTTCAACATTCTCTTCTGACTCGCAATATAAATTGAACTCGGCTTTATTAGAGAAAATTTCCTCTGGGCTAATGATTTTTACTTGTTGCCAGTACCCCTCATAAGATTCTCCGCTTCCACCAAGAGTCCATGATGTAGTTACTTTTTTGGTCCCTGCTTCTTCAAATGTAATAGAGTTTTCCGGAGCAGTTGCCCCATCGCTTCTTAACCATGTATACGTTATAGTTGTTGGGCCGTCTGCTTCTATCTCGGTTTCAAAATCAAATTTTTTGGAACAAGGTCCGGTAAAATTATTTTCTCCCACAATAGCGGTAGTTGCAGTGATGGTTACTGTATCTTCTTCACAATGTAAATCAAACTCGGATTTATTGGAGAGAATTTCTTCTGGGCTAATGATTTTTAGTTGTTGCCAGTAGCCCTCATAAGATTCTCCGCTTCCACCAAGAGTCCATGATGTAGTAAACTTTTTAGTTCCTGCTTCTTCAAACGTAATAGTGTTTTCCGGAGCAGTTGCTCCATCGCTTCTTAACCATGTATATGTTATAGTTGTTGGACCATCAACATCTATTTCTGCTTCAAAATCAAATTTTTTGGAGCAGGGCCCAGTAAAACTATTTTCTCCTACAACAGCGGTAGTAGTGGTGATTGTTACAGCTTCTTCTTCTTCTTCTTCACAGTGTAAATTAAACTCGGCTTTATTAGAAAGAATTTCCTCTGGGCTAATGACTTTTAGTTGTTGCCAGTAGCCCTCATAAGATTCTCCGTTTGCACCAAGAGTCCATGATGTAGTAACCTTTTTAGTTCCTGCTTCTTCAAACGTAATAGAGTTTTCCGGAGCAGTGGCCCCATCGCTTCTTAACCATGTATAGCTTACAGTCATAGGTCCATCGGCATCTATTTCTGCTTCAAAATCAATTTTTTTGGAGCAGGGTCCGGTAAAGTCAGAGACCGCTCCAAGCCTCACTGCAGTAACTTTTGAAGGTTCTTCCGCAGTGTCGTCGTCTGTACATCCTGTCATTGAAAATACAACTGCTAATAAATAGATAATAGATTTTACATTTTTCATAATTGTGGTTTTAAAAGAATATGCTTTAGTGTTAAAACTTTAGAGAGATATGCAGTTCAGTTATTAAGGACTACAAAATCTTGTGGATACATTTATATATAGGTGTAATGGCATTCAATTAGAGTTCTGTATCTGAGATGAGTTTTGGGGGTTACTCGTATATCTAAGCATATACTTTAAGTGAGCAGCTTAAAAAGAACAAACAGAGATGCCGTAAAGGCTAGGATCAATACTCTTTTTATGAGTTCTAATTTTTCGTAGGTGTTCATATTTTTCATTTTTATGGTTCCCCTATTTATGTTCAAAAAATGATAAAGGTTAACATGGATGGGGTATTTTACTTATTCACCACATAGGAAGTAGATTACTTCTCTGGTGGCGGATGTTCTGTTTTCTAAATAATCTTTAGTTTTTGAGACGAGGCAAACAAAAAATGTTAAATTAGATGCCATCACTGTTAACCTTCTCATTACATATACATTAAATGGAAAATATACAGGCAGAAATAACGCTTGAAGATTTACGAAAGGGCTCAGATTACTTGCTTAAGCAGGTATATGAATCTAATCGCCTAAAGTTTTTAAACTTTGCTAGGCGCTATAACCTTTCGGAAGAAGAAAACATAGATATATATCAGGATGCTTACGTTATTTTTTATAATAATGTCATGAGCGGAAAGTTAGAGAGCTTATCTAGTAGTATTTCTACATATCTGTTTTCCATTGGTAAATATTTAATCTTTGATAAGATGCGGAAGAATAAAAAAGTGGTTTCTGGTGATTATGATTTGTCTAGGGTGGCAGAGGTTGATGACGAAGTGAATACTTTTGAAATGGAAAAACAGAGCCTAACTACAGAACAAGAATTATTAAAAAAACACTTTGGCTCTTTGGGTGATAAATGCCAAGAATTACTGACGTTATTTTATTACCGAGGTTTTACCATTCAAGAAATAATGGAAGCAAAAAACTACAATAGTGAGAATGTGGTAAAGTCCGCAAAATCGCGCTGTATGAAAACTTTAAAAGAAAAAATCCAAGCAAATACCTACTAATGATGGATAAAGAACATTTATTATATAATTATTTTTCTAACCAATTAACGGTTCAGGAAGAACAGCAGTTCAATGAATTGATGAAAACCGATATGGACTTTAAGAAGCAATTCGATTTTGAGAATGACCTTAAACAGGTCATCCGTAATAAGGAATCTGATAATTTAAAAGCCAAACTAATTGGTTACGAAAAAGAGATAAATGATGTTCCTGTTAAAACATTACCACGAACAAATTACCGAAAATGGGCTATGGCAGCATCCGTAGCTTTATTAATAGGTTTAGGATGGTTAGGTTACAACAATTTCTCGGGCACTGATTACAATGCTCTTTACAATGATAATTTTCAAGAATACCCTAACACGGTCTATGCTATTACTAGAGGGGCGGATACAGATAGTTCTTTGGAGCGTGAAGCCTATGCGGCCTACGAAACTAATGACAATACAAAAGCAATTCAGCTTTTTACGGAGTTAAAAGAAACTTCTGATTCTGAAAATATCAGTTTCTATTTGGCACAGTCGTATTTAAAAAACAATCAATTAGAAGAAGCAATCACTCTTTTTAATAAGGTGATAGAAGGTAAAGGAGAGTTTGCACCGCAAGCATTATGGTATGTTTCACTTTCATATTTAAAAGAAAAACAGAAAGATAAAGCTACAAAGTCTTTAAACCTTTTAATTGCAGATGGCAGGTATAAGAAAACGGATGCTGAAAATCTTTTAGATGAGCTAAAATAAGGACTAGCCTTTTAACCTCTTCTTTTTTGCCAAAAAGTAAAGAGTAGCCAAAATTAGAATACCAGAAATTGCCCAAAGCCAATACGGCATGAATTCTGTATTGTTCCTTAAAGGAGTATTGTCACCAATTACAATAAGAGCAGCCCAATAGGCAGGGGCTATAGCACTTTCGCGATATTTTTGGATGTAATCTACCTTAGCTTTTCGCATAGCGGCAGATTTTGTAGCCCCTTCACTAAGCGCTGAATAAAATGAGGTCATTAGTTCTTTGCTGCTTTTGTCATAGGTAGGCCATAGCGAAGACACTACGCTTTTAGCTCCGGAATGGAAAAAGCCTCTTGCCAAGCTCATAGCACCTTCACCCTTTTTTAATTCTCCAATAGAGGTATTACAGGCACTTAAAACAACCATTTCTGCTTGGTTTTTAGTGGCATAAATTTCATTTAGAAATAGTTTATCATCACTAAAAGCAATCCAAGGATCTTCATTTTCTCCTATATCTGCATGGGTAGATAGGTGTACAATGCTATAATCTTTAAAATTAGCTGTAAAAGCAGCTTTTGTTGCTTCACCTTTTAATGCAATGTTTCCTGGGAAAATCTTTTGAATCTCTTCTATTTCGGCACCGCTAAAGATTAGACTGGGTAGCCCCAAGCTTGCAAATTGAATAGGAGCTACTGCGTAAAGTTCTTTTTTGGGAGTTCCTAGCATATGTGATTTGGCATCCAAATAGGACATAGAGTACGCATATCTAATTTCTGTATCTTCAATAAAGTACTTGGGTGGTTTGTTCTCAATAACAAAAGCCTCAAAAGGAATCTGTTGTAAAATGTAATCAGGTATGATGGTGAGTTTTTTACCTTTTAGGCCACTGTAAACCTGGTTCGGTACCAGTTGTTCAAAAACATTTAAGGAAAGTTGGTTATACGCAGAAATCTCATCACGATTCAACCTAAGGTTTGTAAGACTCTCGTATAATTTTATGATGTCTTGGTTTAGATCGGGGGCATTTTGAAATTTAAAAAACTGGGTATGCTTTTCCGTAGTCAAAAGTCCATAGCCTTGTTGGTCGTTTAGAATGTATTGTAATACTACTTCATCATCTGAGATATAATTTTTTCTAAAATCCTTATAGGTCAGAAGCTCTGCTTTACTTTTTAGTTTTGCATATTCCGGTGATATGACACTTAACGAATCTGTAAAATCATTATAAGCTTTCTTGGCGTTATAAATCTTATTTTTAAATATCTTAAGTTCTGTTTTTTCTAAATCTGGATTGGTCTGTAATTCGTTTTCAGATAGAAATATGGCCTGTTTAAGATTAAATTCGCGTTGTGCAATAGAGTCTGGAAGTTTAGTGATAATTTTTGCTTGCTCATTTGATATGTCTTCAAGAAGAAGTAAGGCTTTGTTACGCTCCATAAAGTAAAAAGCCTCTTCTGGTTTGGTAAGTAAAAAACAAGCCTCTACTGCTTTTGTATATAACGAAGCTCCTTTTTCTCTCCAAAAAAGTTTTGATTGGTATTCAGTACTTTCTGAGCGAATAACATCAACTAGCTGATCCGCCAGTCTAAATGTACTTAATGCCTGATTTAAATAGTCTTTGTTGTTTTCGAATTCATAAAACTTCAACCAACCGTTTGCTTTGGCTATAATATGACTTAGAAGGAATAATTTTTGAGTTGAAAGTTCCAGAGTTTTAATACTGGGAAGTGCATCAATTTCTAAATCTTCTCTAGTATCGATTTTTAAAAAAATTGCTTTTTGATAATTTTTTAACGCTTTATTGAAATTATTTTGGTGTAGATAGAGATCTCCCAAGTTTTCATATGGTAAGGAATAGTCTTCGGCAATAGCTATCGACTTGTTTAAATGCCTTAAAGCTTTTTCAGTGTTTTTTAATTTAAAGTAAGAATAACCAATACTGTTGTTAATATTTGCTATATCCTTTAGTTGTAAACTTGCAGAGTCTTTAAGTACTTCTTGGTGTTTGGTGATTGCTAGTTCATAATTGCCAGTTTCCAGAAGTCTATTTCCTTCTAAATGGTCTATGCGTCTTTTAAACTGCTCGTGGGGTTCATTGTGAAGTTTAATAAGAGAGTCTGCTTTATTTGAATTATACTGTATCTCATCTGAAAATTCGCTCAGTCCCATTTCGGCATACGTCTCCGCCATCATTATTCTGGCATCTATTATTCTCCTGGCATCTATTGTTTCAAAGGAAACACCATCGTAAAGAGAAATCATCTCGGCCAAACGATCCAAAGCTTTATAGAAATCACCTGTTGTTAAATAAAGATAACCAAGCTCAAGCCTTGCATTTTGTATCCATTCAACATCAGTACCGTTATCATTTATATAATTGTAGGTTTCTATGGCGTTGTATATTTCGCCTTTCAAATAGTAAAAAACACCTAGGTTGTAGTAGGTATTGTCTAAAGAACCTTTTTCCAAATCTTTTAAACCTGTCTTTATTTCTAGAGCCTTCTTTGTGTAATTGATTGCATTTATAATATCACCCTTTTTACCATCATTCCACCATTGTTCATGGTACCATTTATTGCCTACATCGTGATAACAATTTGCTAGTTCTAAAGGAGACATTGTTTCTGAGTTAACAGAAAAAAATGAATCGATTTTTTTTTGAATGACTTCCTTACTTTCATCGGCGTTAATGATTTTAACCAACGTGTTCTGTTGAGCCATACAGATATAACTGAAAAAGAAAACTATAACACAGTTAAATTTAAGGTTTAGCATATAAGAAATCATTCGAGTTAAAACTATGCAGGTTTTGAAAAATAGATTATTAGGACG includes:
- the lysS gene encoding lysine--tRNA ligase, translating into MQLSEQEIIRREKLTKLRELGINPYPAALYPVDANSKGIKSDYKEGKKVVISGRLMSRRIQGKASFAELQDSEGRIQVYFNRDEICTGEDKGLYNDVYKKLLDIGDIIGIEGELFTTQVGEKTVMVKNFSLLSKSLRPLPLPKKDSEGKVFDEFNDPEMRYRQRYVDLVVNPKVKETFIKRTKITNSIREFYNEAGYLEVETPILQPIPGGAAARPFLTHHNALNMPLYLRIANELYLKRLIVGGFDGVYEFSKDFRNEGMDRTHNPEFTVMELYVAYKDYNWMMDTTEKLLEKVALDANGTSKVTVGKNEIEFKAPYARVPILEAIKIHTGKDVAGMPEDELRETAKGLGIEVDATMGIGKLIDEIFGEKCEHHYIQPTFITDYPKEMSPLTKEHRDNPALTERFELMVNGKELANAYSELNDPIEQRERFEEQLKLSEKGDDEAMFIDQDFLRALEYGMPPTSGIGIGIDRLVMLMTNNSSIQEVLFFPQMRPEKKAIELTDEEKAIVELLKPSGAMELADLKTKAGLSGKKWDKSMKALSKHGLVSVAVEGDNKTVKLKQ
- a CDS encoding YqaE/Pmp3 family membrane protein gives rise to the protein MSFLRVLLAIVFPPLAVIGKGCGSFLIVLLLTFCGWVPGVIAALVILNNPN
- the lipB gene encoding lipoyl(octanoyl) transferase LipB, producing the protein MNKKVYLQDLGLKDYKDTWDYQEELFKQTVDVKISNRRGPANEPTPNHFLFVEHPHVYTLGKSGDFANLLISKEELAAKNAKFYKINRGGDITYHGPGQIVGYPILDLDNFFTDIHKYLRFLEEMVILALAEYGFKAERSEGETGVWLDVGTPFARKICAMGVRASRWVTMHGFALNVNADLGYFDLMIPCGIKGKAVTSLNVELGIQEVDLEEVKQKLQKHFENLFEAELIKQKTEV
- a CDS encoding collagen-like protein; translated protein: MKTTFKYFGSMIFLLVLVLASCTKEGPEGPMGATGSIGPAGIQGEQGEPGIAGQNGVDGQDGTDGQDGIDGRNGVDGQDAEFSPTFFKVRGNGFAVKDLDGGTTIETDIWDLVDFDSANGFNTSTKRYVVQETGYYFLQAYIRHSNAVTDAFFRIQFNIDRNARYTQNVDGDDIKINVSGIYRLTEGQEVFIVLRNFSVGSDVRIDGNGSWFEGYKIN
- a CDS encoding RNA polymerase sigma factor; translated protein: MENIQAEITLEDLRKGSDYLLKQVYESNRLKFLNFARRYNLSEEENIDIYQDAYVIFYNNVMSGKLESLSSSISTYLFSIGKYLIFDKMRKNKKVVSGDYDLSRVAEVDDEVNTFEMEKQSLTTEQELLKKHFGSLGDKCQELLTLFYYRGFTIQEIMEAKNYNSENVVKSAKSRCMKTLKEKIQANTY
- a CDS encoding tetratricopeptide repeat protein, which encodes MMDKEHLLYNYFSNQLTVQEEQQFNELMKTDMDFKKQFDFENDLKQVIRNKESDNLKAKLIGYEKEINDVPVKTLPRTNYRKWAMAASVALLIGLGWLGYNNFSGTDYNALYNDNFQEYPNTVYAITRGADTDSSLEREAYAAYETNDNTKAIQLFTELKETSDSENISFYLAQSYLKNNQLEEAITLFNKVIEGKGEFAPQALWYVSLSYLKEKQKDKATKSLNLLIADGRYKKTDAENLLDELK
- a CDS encoding CHAT domain-containing protein, coding for MAQQNTLVKIINADESKEVIQKKIDSFFSVNSETMSPLELANCYHDVGNKWYHEQWWNDGKKGDIINAINYTKKALEIKTGLKDLEKGSLDNTYYNLGVFYYLKGEIYNAIETYNYINDNGTDVEWIQNARLELGYLYLTTGDFYKALDRLAEMISLYDGVSFETIDARRIIDARIMMAETYAEMGLSEFSDEIQYNSNKADSLIKLHNEPHEQFKRRIDHLEGNRLLETGNYELAITKHQEVLKDSASLQLKDIANINNSIGYSYFKLKNTEKALRHLNKSIAIAEDYSLPYENLGDLYLHQNNFNKALKNYQKAIFLKIDTREDLEIDALPSIKTLELSTQKLFLLSHIIAKANGWLKFYEFENNKDYLNQALSTFRLADQLVDVIRSESTEYQSKLFWREKGASLYTKAVEACFLLTKPEEAFYFMERNKALLLLEDISNEQAKIITKLPDSIAQREFNLKQAIFLSENELQTNPDLEKTELKIFKNKIYNAKKAYNDFTDSLSVISPEYAKLKSKAELLTYKDFRKNYISDDEVVLQYILNDQQGYGLLTTEKHTQFFKFQNAPDLNQDIIKLYESLTNLRLNRDEISAYNQLSLNVFEQLVPNQVYSGLKGKKLTIIPDYILQQIPFEAFVIENKPPKYFIEDTEIRYAYSMSYLDAKSHMLGTPKKELYAVAPIQFASLGLPSLIFSGAEIEEIQKIFPGNIALKGEATKAAFTANFKDYSIVHLSTHADIGENEDPWIAFSDDKLFLNEIYATKNQAEMVVLSACNTSIGELKKGEGAMSLARGFFHSGAKSVVSSLWPTYDKSSKELMTSFYSALSEGATKSAAMRKAKVDYIQKYRESAIAPAYWAALIVIGDNTPLRNNTEFMPYWLWAISGILILATLYFLAKKKRLKG